A genome region from Brassica oleracea var. oleracea cultivar TO1000 chromosome C2, BOL, whole genome shotgun sequence includes the following:
- the LOC106321356 gene encoding probable protein phosphatase 2C 73, with translation MGHFSSMFSGLARSFSIKKVKNNNGTCDAKEAADEMVKDAKKKEMILKSCGYVYAEGSNNSASVFSKRGEKGVNQDCAIVWEGFGCQEDMIFCGIFDGHGPWGHYVAKHVRNSMPSSLLCNWQKTLAQTALLEPELDLEGSNKKFSRFDIWKHSYLKTCASVDQELEHHRKIDSYNSGTTAITIVRQGDVIYVSNVGDSRAVLATSSDEGSLVAVQLTLDFKPNLPQEKERIIGCNGRVFCMKDEPGVHRVWQPDTEAPGLAMSRAFGDYCIKEYGLVSVPEVTQRHISAKDHFIILASDGIWDVITNQEAIEIVSSTAERPKAAKRLVEQAVRAWKKKRRGIAMDDMSVVCLFLHSSSSSPSLSQHVQHAQHATTFK, from the exons ATGGGGCATTTTTCGTCCATGTTCAGTGGATTAGCTCGATCCTTTTCGATCAAGAAAGTGAAGAACAACAATGGAACTTGCGACGCTAAGGAAGCTGCTGATGAGATGGTGAAAGATGCAAAAAAGAAGGAGATGATTCTGAAATCATGTGGTTACGTTTATGCAGAAGGTTCTAATAACTCGGCCTCTGTTTTCTCTAAACGCGGTGAAAAAGGCGTTAACCAGGACTGTGCCATCGTTTGGGAG GGATTTGGGTGCCAAGAAGACATGATATTCTGCGGGATATTCGATGGACATGGTCCATGGGGTCACTATGTAGCCAAACATGTAAGAAACTCAATGCCTTCGTCGCTTCTATGCAACTGGCAAAAGACTCTTGCTCAAACCGCACTACTAGAGCCCGAGCTAGACCTTGAAGGCTCCAATAAAAAATTCTCGAGATTCGACATATGGAAACATTCATATCTCAAGACATGCGCATCGGTTGATCAAGAGCTTGAACATCACCGCAAGATCGATTCTTACAACAGCGGCACAACCGCTATAACCATTGTCAGACAG GGTGATGTTATTTATGTATCAAACGTAGGCGATTCACGAGCAGTACTAGCCACGAGTTCGGATGAAGGTAGCTTGGTTGCTGTTCAGCTCACCCTTGATTTCAAACCGAATCTGCCTC AGGAGAAGGAGAGAATTATCGGATGCAATGGGCGGGTTTTCTGTATGAAAGATGAGCCAGGAGTCCATCGTGTATGGCAACCAGACACAGAAGCACCGGGTTTGGCTATGTCAAGAGCGTTCGGAGACTATTGTATCAAAGAGTATGGATTGGTCTCGGTCCCTGAAGTCACTCAAAGGCATATCTCTGCTAAAGACCACTTTATCATCTTGGCTAGTGATGGG ATATGGGATGTGATCACAAACCAAGAAGCTATAGAGATCGTTTCTTCGACCGCTGAGCGGCCTAAGGCGGCTAAGCGATTAGTGGAGCAAGCGGTTCGGGCTTGGAAGAAGAAGAGACGAGGTATTGCAATGGACGATATGTCCGTGGTCTGCCTCTTCCTCCATTCCTCTTCATCATCGCCATCTCTCTCACAACATGTTCAACATGCTCAACATGCCACGACTTTTAAGTAA
- the LOC106326706 gene encoding zinc finger protein JAGGED-like, with protein sequence MSSSTSSTPQPVVIEAMEESKEIAAESNNLRLGSPQEAMSRSENPSFRSDPVRTGSEIMKFYPSKSNKIYTCHFCNKRFSTSQALGGHQNAHKQERDWDKKRKEMEANFPGLSFLSPYLDKPHLLLGGYSQDALSNDNHLGITLEPVLKRTRTGLYPSFSGGLTNVAIVPRMTPTRFFTGTTCTNGSSVGLAPRPSYNNNRPMIPRNIPPFPPPPRTTNLSSVCYSQKNVLSEENLISKVGNDKIVEIDDDDDQTEEGKSKSWGIDLSLSL encoded by the coding sequence ATGTCTTCTTCAACCTCTTCCACACCGCAACCGGTTGTCATCGAGGCCATGGAGGAGTCCAAGGAGATAGCAGCAGAGAGCAACAATCTGAGACTAGGGTCTCCTCAGGAGGCTATGTCCAGAAGTGAGAACCCTAGTTTCAGATCCGATCCTGTCCGAACAGGAAGTGAGATCATGAAGTTTTACCCATCAAAATCAAATAAGATCTACACTTGTCACTTTTGCAACAAACGGTTCTCAACCTCTCAAGCCCTAGGTGGCCACCAGAACGCACACAAACAGGAGCGAGACTGGGACAAGAAGCGTAAGGAGATGGAAGCAAACTTTCCCGGACTCTCCTTTTTGAGCCCTTACCTAGACAAGCCTCATTTGCTATTAGGTGGGTATTCACAAGATGCTTTATCAAATGATAATCATCTTGGGATCACTCTTGAACCTGTACTCAAACGTACAAGAACCGGATTGTACCCATCGTTCAGTGGTGGTCTCACCAACGTGGCCATAGTCCCTCGCATGACTCCTACCCGCTTCTTCACTGGGACCACTTGTACCAATGGTTCTTCAGTGGGACTTGCACCAAGACCCTCTTACAACAACAATCGCCCGATGATCCCTAGAAACATTCCTCCTTTTCCACCTCCTCCTCGAACCACCAATCTCTCTAGCGTTTGCTATTCTCAAAAGAATGTATTGAGCGAAGAGAATCTCATCTCAAAGGTAGGGAATGACAAGATCGTCGAGATTGATGATGATGATGACCAGACAGAAGAAGGGAAATCTAAAAGCTGGGGCATTGATTTATCTCTATCCCTTTGA